The stretch of DNA AATCCAGCTCTTAGAATGACATATagatacagaacagaaaattcagTGATTTTTACCTTCCAAGTTTTTGTCCTTCTCCACTGAAAGCTTTGAATCGCAGTCTCGGCTTCACATATTCCTGTTCTTGGTGGTCTTCCATATCCAGATTAACCTGGCCACCATGAACAAGTCGTTGCAATTCCACAGGAATTTCccttaatataaaaataagtttcCCAATTATGCTCTGTACTGTAGGacaaaattacacaaaaatCTTACACAGTATGAGTTGACACTATTAAcatgttcattttaaaagttacaGATGTTCAATTATTTCATGAATTGATTTCATCCCAAAGTAACAGATAAAATTAAAGACTAAAAcgaagaaaaaaacagtcatTTGACAGTCAAAACCTAGAACATGCtaacaaaacacaagaaactAATAGACATCTATAATAAATAACATTCAGAGTTAAAGCAcgagaaggaaacaaaatatttttaagtgccCCATGCATCtgatgaaaaatacagaatatattttatGGGTGCAAGCAGAGAAGAAGCCTTGAACTTTTGATAATTACAACTATTTGAGGAAAGCATTTTCCTTCACTTGAAGGACATGCCTCaacaaaattgttattttaactTACCCTCTTTTAACAGACTCAAGAAACTGAGCATTTGTTGGGTCTGAGTATGACCTCAACTCTCCATCATCTAAACTGAACCCATTCCTCCAGAGTTTCAGCAAAACTTGAACCTGAGGAAAAAATCGTGAAAATAGGGAAGATACACAAATAAGGTATATTAGTTTCATACAGATTACCGCTGTAGAATTTTTGATCTATATTTAACAGATTTTGTGGcagaacacaaacaaaaatgcaaacgACAAGAGGAACAGAGCACTGCATTGTAACTAATTTGAACGCACTGTAACCAttacatactttaaaaagcaaacaatattTACAGACTATTATTTACTCCAAGATCCCTTTTATACTTGAAGAAAACGCATCTCTTAATCTGTCATCCATGACATACAGACAACAAACAGTAACTTTATTGtgaatttcagtgtttcaactacttttaaaagcagtaaaCGCTTCTTGCTGataagaaataaatgcattaatttccaaaatattgCTGATATACTAGTTAGAGCTAAAACTATTACTTCCTCAAACTGCTGCATGCTGAGCTGCAATGAAGTTGATACTAGCTCCAGTCTGTTCAAATCCTGAGCATCCTGGAGCATCCTGTGACGTACTTCCagccaaagccttcccctgGAGGCACTGCAACCCTCACAGCCTGCACCTCTCTTCCCTGCAACTAATGCCTTCCAGTCCAGTATGCCTACACTTCCCCAGCCACTAAAACTGACCTTCCCTTAGAAAAATGAGCCCTGCCCACAGTTATGGTAACCCCACTGCAACACGCTTCCGGCTCCACACAGCTGGCCGTTACCCAACAAGTAGAAGGATTACTTAAGAGGGTAAAAGACATCAGCTCCTGGTGTGCCATGAGAGAAGCCCACAGCCTAAATCACATCTTTTACTTTCTCTTGTTTCTGTTACTTGATGAGCTTAATACTCACTCTAGCTGTTCATATGAATGCTGAAGTGTAGAGGACTTCATAATTTAACCTATCCCTCACTTCTAGCCTTTCAAgtgagaggagagaaaaaatgcTCTCATCTACTTTTGCTACTGGATGCTCTCATCTACCTTTCCCTTATAGGAAGGCAAGTTCTCAAAAACACACACTGATTTGatcccaaataaaataaatctggtggcaggaaaaggagaaaaagaagaaaagattacTTTTTAACATGGATCGTTTCCCTGACCCAACTTACCACCTCTACTGGCTTGCAAGAACAAAAAGCTGAACTAGACTGTCTTTCAGCCTGACaccttaattttgttttgttctgttacaGGATTAACAGTAAAtacaaacttcatttttttttttttttatggctaaGTGAAAGAATTTTACACACATCTAAGACACAgggacaagaaaaacaaaaatcgtGCTCAGACTGAAAAGCTGGCTAATAAAAGCTTTTGATGCCTCCAAAACCTTCATATTATCAGCTAGGATGTGTTTAAATTGTATAAGGAAGAAACTAAGGaggaatttgaaagaaaagatgatcTAATTTTTCCCACATTCAATCCTGAGTCAGAGCAGACTCAGAAATTGTGTCAAGTAGGGTGAAGAAGCAAGAAGCAGTAAGATGAGAAGATTTAAGTTACCTGCACAGAGAGGATTTACAAAACCAGCGATTTATCATTTGTGCAACAGAATGTTTTAGTGAATCTCAGCCACCCACATGGAAGCATGCAAAAGATGACTGCAAAGATGGTGAAcaacttttccttttcccccccaCTCTCTTTCCCAGGTAGTGAAAACAGCACTTTCACAGTGTGGGTGGGGAGACTGTCTCCGACTAGAGTCTTCTCCTCTAATTACAGTCCACAATAAAAGGAGAAGCCCGTATTCCCCGccacactgaaaataatttgcaaagAGAAGACCTTATAAAAAGACACAATGAACAGAGTGTTACTGTTAAGGAAGAATGGCATTATTTCAGATTACGATCTGTTCTCAGAAATAATTATGCCTCAGGTTAGCTTCAAAACTAAAGACTGTTTTGAAGCTGGATCATGacaagagaaaattaatttccattaacaaaaagaaaatgcttcagaggtgctaaaacaactgtttttgatatttctgattaattttgtttctgtgcattTATCATAAGAAAGCAAAGGGTGACATTCACAGAATTGCCACTACACTTAAACCCACTTTCAGCTGATCAGTAGACACAATGTTGAACATTTGGTTTCAAAATCATTAATGTGTTCAAATAAACCTGAAATAGAGTTCAAGCGTGCCTGTGATAGGATGCACTTGGGGGCAGGGAGAAGAGTCTTCACTTAAAGCCTGTTTAATATACGAAACAAATTTGCCAGCCCAACTGGATGACTTGCCAGACAGCCTCACCCCTCGGTCCCTGGGAAGGGAATGGAGCAGCTAATCCTGGAAACCACTCCCCAGGCACATGAAAGCCATGAAAATCACCAGGAGTAGTCGTCATacattcaccaaggggaaggcATGTTTGACCAAGTGATAACCTTCCATAATGAGATGACTGGCCTGGTAGATGAGGCAAGGGCAGTGGACATTGTCCTTCACTGATTCCCTTCATTCGCCTGGCTTTACCACAAGCAACCCCAGTGCAATGATCTGTATAGCCCTAACGTTAACAAAAAGGTAGCTGCTGCTAAACAAAGCTGGGGCATCGTTTAACATCCAGGTGATTTTCTAAATTCTGAAGTTTTCTAAATTCTGAACTACAGGAACGGACTTTGATTTCTcgttcttattttctttctatacCAAACATGGTGAAGATATTCAGGTGGCAGATATTTACATGTATTACAAGTGACAGGTACTGGTATATGGCAAGAAATAATTAAAGAGAAGCCACTAATTGCTGAGGGATTTTAATTAATCCAAATCAATTCTGTGAATGCCTACAGGCCTTAATAGCTGTCACAACTCTTCTCTACATCAAATAAAGTTTTTCATTCTAACCTCTGCTTCGCAACTCAGATAAGGAGATCAGAATTCCCCCAGCAGCCCAAGTTCACAGTTTAGTCTTGCAGTGGAAGCATGGCTGCGTGGCCTGAGAAGAGTACAGAGaggggatcaggaaagccaaggcacagatgaAAGTGAGCTTGGTAAGGGATGCAAAGAGTAACAAGAAGGGATTCTGTAGGTACAAAGGCCAGAAAAAGCCAAGCAAAGTGTTGGTCCTCCTCTGATAAATGAGAAGGGAGAACTGTTAATAatagacatggagaaggctaaAGTATTCAACAACTCTGGATCTGATCATCCAACCCTCTTGCCCAGCAAAACCATAATGCAGGCCCTAAGGGTATCCACTGAATATTTTTCCAATATGGATGCTTTTGCTTAATTTCTAGTGAACACATTTCTAATATTTAGGTATTTGTCTTTCCTTATAGACAATTACAGTAACACTAGCATTTCAAGCTGTAAACATTGTAAAGATGACATCTGTTGGAGACACTGTTACCAGCTATTCAGAATTGTACTTACATCTTGATTTTCTCCATATATGTATTCAGAGTGCTTTTGTGATGAATCACCCAATCTATATCCACCACcagaaaatgactgaaaaaaatacaaagaaaagctTATTGCAATAAATATCTGAAACAGTTTATTAAGATACTTACAAAGGTGCAAATAAAGACATCAGCACACTTGCTTCCATGGTTAAAGGCAAGCACACTGTTCTAACTTGCATACTTTCAAAGTGAAAAATTTTACATAGTATTTGTAAAAAGTTTAAGCAGGTTTTATACAATTTGAGATTCTAGTCTGTATACTTTTTCAAATATAAGCAATTCAACAGATAAAAGATTTTGATTGAGACGCAATtgcaggtgattttttttttttaatttagaaataaagcaGGTAATCCCAGTTTAGGTTGATTTCTAATAATTCCTCCTGAAATTGTGGTTCCCCTGCACTTTATTTTCTAGAGGAAGCTACTGAGCACAGATAATACACACCTGTATCAAGTCCTCTGCTACATGCAAACCACACAAAGGCTTATTTGCTCTCAAGTGATTTAGATGAGTTTCAAAGAGCCTGATATAAAGAGAGACTAAAATACCTTTTGACTTTTACCTTAGCTTTATTGAAGTCACCAGACGATCTTGAGGCTTCATCTAATGGTACAGCCCCATGttcttttgcttctttgaaGAGTTCAGCAACAATTTTACTCGGGTTATTAGAAGCCCCAGAAATCTGTAATCCTCTGTATTCGGAGTCACCTGAATAAAATCTTTAGAATAGTAATGTTCATAAGCAACAACGCTTTAAAATGACAAGTGTCACTTCCTCcttccaattaaaataaaataaattaatggacAAAGAGCCAAATTTGGCACAAAACCTTGCCATTCTGATCACAGAAACGTTCCACTTGGTTCTGAGTTTTAAAGCAATCAAAACAGCACTGCTCTACAGACATTAGGCTAGCAAAACTAATGAGATGCCTTCCAGAACTGACCCCAGAGATTTGGGCCAAAAATCATATGCTTAAGTGAACATAACCCTGATGCAGACTTGACTTCAAACACGATTTTATGTGGATGCTGACTGCTCCTGTAAAAACTGATTTCCTCAGGGGTGTCATGTGCATGGGTCTGTCCCTCAGCTGGTTAGAGCTCTGATTCGCAATTAACACTACTTTGGCAGAATGAGTATAAAATTATTGTTACAAAGCCTGAACAGTACCAAAAAATTGACCTTTTAATGTAAAGATCCAGCATGCTTCCATTCCTACCGATATCAAAAATGTAAAGTTTTTAATAACTTTGACTAAATTTCCAATGCATTTTTATGTATGCAGACACTGCTGTGAAAGCtcaactgtgatttttttctttgacatagCACCTTTTCCAGCTCTTGAAGATAAATCATTCCAGCTCTTGATTATGAAGATCAAGAATTGTGAGTTATCAAGAATCAATGAGGAAGGTGCTATAAATCCCAAAATAACAATGAAATAGGTactatagattaaaaaaaaaaatctgtacgtAAGTACAAAACCTGGCAAACCTGCGAGTCTCTTTCATCCTTGATCACAAAGAGCTTTAAAAGCTACTAAAATGAGtgctttatgtttttcttaactttttCATGTAACCACTTTGGGCAAGGTAAATCAATTAATCCATATGAAATTGTCTCTCAGGCCAATGACTTCAAAATACAGTCGATTCAATCATTTTTCATAGTTACCCAATAACAGCAGGTGATGTACAATCATACTATTTTTACAGTGTCACATAACTGGCAGTCTTGGTGTCATCTCTCCTTGGTATTTTTATTCCAATTGCCATTCATATTGAGAAATCTTTATtagattttaaagtatttttactgGAAAATAGATAAAATGACAATTCTCATCAAGTTTGtattcaggaaagaaaagtactcaaatatttatgtaatgGGTACACAGAACAATTCaggatgtttaaaaaaaggcaaaaaatttTTTGAGCCCAAGAATAAGTTACAACCTTAAAATTCATACAGCCATGTATTATCCAAGGCATGTACAGGTACAAATTGGTCCTAGATGACAATGCCTAGATTCTGCTAAATATAATTTACTACAGCAGTATACAGCTAACACTCTAGTATGTCATCATCTCTGTAGCTACTAGCTCTTTGCAGGGAAGACTTAGCTTAcatgcattttgaaaaacaggGTAGAACAATGTATAAATGTCAGATAAAACATTTACTTTCACAACTGTTaaatgaatgttttgtttttcaaatacctttggttttctttgtcaTCGCTCATGCTTCTCTCAGGTTTTCTCAAACTTCTGAAAGAATCAATTTTAAGACtgccaagaaaatgaaaagaaacgtTTAAGGGTGACTGGTACACACACTTTACAGATTATCAGAAGTAGGAAGTACTTCACATCTAACTTCAGAAAccagttattttttaaaaaactaagaacatcaattctttttttttttttaagacttattttttaaactagacAAAATCCCCCAGAAGATCCACCCTGACAatggtttttcttcttctcactATACTTTTCTGTCCGAAGTACACAGCCACAGATGCTTAACACTGAATAAGCCAGAAGTGGAATTGCGCTTCTGTCTCTGGTGGtccagcagaaaaacaaaagtaatatgCAAGCTGAACAGCTACTGGAGAATCCTGCCTACCACTATTAATTATACTTCAAATTCTTTCCACAACATTTTAGCTGATTTTGTCAAGATATAAGTTGCTGAGTGAAGTTATCTGTGCtattctttgatgccctggagTCCCTATCCACAAGTATCCTGGAAGCTAAAACACAGTAGCcctcatttctattttaatggATTTAAAAACCACATTGAATTAATTAAGAACTGGCAACATTGCAAAGACTTTCAGAAGACGATCAAACACAAATCAAATTCTGTCTTACAAGGGCCAATTGATAAGCTACTGCAAGACAAACTAGGTTACACCTGCGGAACGCCAGGAACAGCTGTACAGCTCTACGCCCTTACCCTGTAGTGTTTTATGATAAAACTCCTCCACGCAAGATCTATGTGAGGCAGCCAAACTCACAGGTATGATAGAACATTCGTAGTCTGCTACATGAGTAACTGCATAAGTTTGAACTAGCAAACCGCCATTTGTTTGACTACTATACCTTTCAAATCAAAGCATAGTGAAGCGCAGCATCTCTTTTTATAGTATTGGTGCTGAAAAAAACAATGTAATTAGTTTAATTAACTGATTAGCTCAGTGGAGGATTTGCTTCAtctattttctcagaaaaaaagtgtattatTATGAACTTAGGCCATGGGAACTAGAATCTCTCTTATTATATCACTCTTCTACTCTTAAccatttcagtcttcttcctttgatGCATTGCAGGGCTCGCATTTTTGTGCCAGCTGTCCTAGGCTTGGTGAAGGTGCTGGAGCTCACATAACATGATGGCATTTGCTCCATCCTCTATACCTGCAATTGTGGAAGATGAGTAGATGACTTCAAGAGCAGCACTATGTTTCCTTGCAATGAATACGTTGCTC from Anas platyrhynchos isolate ZD024472 breed Pekin duck chromosome 2, IASCAAS_PekinDuck_T2T, whole genome shotgun sequence encodes:
- the UBXN2B gene encoding UBX domain-containing protein 2B, yielding MADGGAAPARPDGDVAAAAGAATPGVRRDRQPRSGRPPSARDLQLALAELYEDEAKRQALCPDKPTTTKMNSSKVSQGLKIDSFRSLRKPERSMSDDKENQRFYSGDSEYRGLQISGASNNPSKIVAELFKEAKEHGAVPLDEASRSSGDFNKAKSFSGGGYRLGDSSQKHSEYIYGENQDVQVLLKLWRNGFSLDDGELRSYSDPTNAQFLESVKRGEIPVELQRLVHGGQVNLDMEDHQEQEYVKPRLRFKAFSGEGQKLGSLTPEIVSTPSSPEEEEKSILNAPVLIDDSMPATKIQIRLADGSRLIQRFNQAHRIKDIRDFIIQSRPAFATTDFVLVTTFPNKELTDESLTLQEADILNTVILQQLK